From a single Brassica napus cultivar Da-Ae chromosome C9, Da-Ae, whole genome shotgun sequence genomic region:
- the LOC125592827 gene encoding glutathione S-transferase T3-like, translating to MDSYGHTSGFINLLNSQNPHPSTSVDELGASDVSVFGSKWAQDAQFVTDRKERRKWTPTEDLVLISAWLNTSKDPVIGNEQKAIAFWKRIAFYFASSPKLVGLSKREPDNCKQRWGKINEGVCKFVGCYEAAVKQKSSGQSEDDVMKMAHAIFFNDYKVKFTLEHAWLELRHDQKWCGVSKENLKSKRRKIDDQSAQSSTSVPVGEEEAVGRPAGVKAAKAKNKRSVSKEEGVVDFQKMWEIRERDYVMKDKLNKQKILDSLIKKIEPLTETEIALKNKLINDMLAS from the coding sequence ATGGATTCATACGGCCATACATCAGGCTTTATAAACCTTCTAAACAGTCAAAACCCTCATCCGTCAACTAGTGTAGATGAACTTGGAGCCTCCGATGTCTCTGTCTTCGGTAGTAAATGGGCCCAAGATGCACAATTTGTTACTGACCGTAAAGAAAGGCGTAAGTGGACACCAACAGAAGATCTTGTTCTCATCAGTGCTTGGCTGAACACTTCCAAAGATCCTGTAATTGGTAATGAGCAAAAGGCCATAGCGTTTTGGAAGAGAATTGCTTTTTATTTTGCATCAAGTCCCAAGCTTGTCGGTTTGTCAAAGAGAGAGCCTGATAATTGTAAACAAAGGTGGGGGAAAATTAATGAGGGTGTGTGCAAGTTTGTAGGCTGCTATGAAGCTGCGGTTAAACAAAAATCCAGTGGCCAAAGTGAGGATGATGTTATGAAGATGGCACATGCGATTTTCTTCAATGACTACAAGGTAAAATTCACACTTGAGCATGCATGGTTAGAGCTTCGCCATGATCAGAAATGGTGTGGAGTTTCTAAAGAAAATTTGAAGTCTAAAAGAAGAAAGATTGATGATCAATCTGCACAGTCATCAACCAGTGTGCCTgttggggaagaagaagcagtTGGTCGGCCAGCTGGTGTTAAAGCGGCAAAGGCGAAGAACAAACGCTCTGTGAGCAAGGAGGAAGGAGTAGTGGATTTTCAGAAGATGTGGGAGATAAGAGAGAGGGACTATGTTATGAAAGACAAGCTTAACAAGCAAAAAATACTTGATAGCCTCATTAAGAAGATAGAGCCACTTACTGAGACTGAAATTGCTTTGAAGAACAAGCTAATTAATGACATGTTAGCAAGTTAG
- the LOC106376384 gene encoding allantoinase isoform X1: MERSLLQWRLLPLLALIASFLSVFFASRSYEKETQCSLLPHDHYWISSKRILTPDGLISGSVEVNGGVIVSVVKEEDWYKEQRSRVKVTDYGEAVIMPGLVDVHAHLDDPGRSEWEGFPSGTKAAAAGGITTLIDMPLNSDPSTVSPETLKLKIEAAKERILVDVGFWGGLVPDNALNSSALSSLLDAGVLGLKSFMCPSGINDFPMTNITHIKEGLSVLAKYKRPLLVHAEVEMDSEIDDGTDNDPRSYLTYLKTRPSSWEEGAIRNLLSVTENTRIGGSAEGAHVHIVHLSDASSSLEMIKEAKGKGDSVTVETCPHYLAFSAEEIPEGDTRFKCSPPIRHAANREKLWEAMMEGDIDMLSSDHSPTKPELKLLSDGNFLKAWGGISSLQFVLPVTWSYGRKYGVTLEQVASWWSDRPSKLAGLHSKGAIAVGKHADIVVWEPEVEFDLDEDHPIHFKHPSISAYLGRKLSGKVVSTFVRGNLVFGEGKHASDACGSLLLAT, encoded by the exons atggagaggtCGCTGCTTCAATGGAGATTACTGCCTCTTCTCGCTCTCATCGCTTCTTTTCTCTCCGTCTTCTTCGCTTCTCGCTCTTACGAG AAGGAGACGCAGTGCAGTCTTCTTCCTCATGATCACTATTGGATCTCGAGCAAACGCATCCTCACACCAGACGGTCTCATCTCCGGCTCTG TGGAAGTGAACGGAGGAGTTATTGTGTCGGTGGTGAAAGAGGAAGATTGGTATAAGGAGCAAAGGAGCCGAGTGAAAGTGACTGATTATGGAGAAGCTGTCATCATGCCTGGTCTTGTTGATGT GCATGCTCATCTTGATGATCCTGGAAGAAGTGAATGGGAAGGGTTTCCTTCTGGAACAAAGGCTGCTGCTGCTG GGGGTATCACCACATTGATTGACATGCCCTTAAACAGTGACCCTTCAACTGTATCTCCTGAAACTTTGAAACTCAAG ATCGAAGCTGCAAAAGAGAGAATACTTGTTGATGTTG GTTTCTGGGGAGGGTTGGTGCCTGACAATGCACTCAACTCAAGTGCTCTTTCGTCTCTCTTAGATGCTGGAGTTCTTGGTCTCAAG TCCTTCATGTGTCCTTCAGGGATCAACGATTTCCCCATGACAAACATCACTCACATAAAG GAAGGTCTTTCTGTATTAGCTAAATACAAACGACCATTGCTTGTACACGCAGAGGTCGAAATGGATTCAGAGATTGATGATGGCACCGATAATGATCCTCGTTCTTACCTGACTTACTTAAAAACCAGGCCAAGTTCATG GGAGGAGGGAGCAATCAGAAACTTGTTATCGGTTACCGAGAACACAAGGATTGGTGGTTCTGCAGAAGGAGCACATGTTCATATTGTTCATCTGTCTGATGCCTCTTCTTCCTTGGAGATGATAAAG GAAGCGAAAGGCAAAGGAGACAGTGTTACCGTTGAAACATGCCCACATTACCTAGCTTTCTCAGCTGAAGAGATTCCAGAAGGCGACACACGTTTCAAATGCTCACCTCCCATACGCCATGCAGCGAATAGAGAGAAGTTGTGGGAAGCTATGATG gaagGAGACATTGATATGCTGAGCTCTGATCATTCACCAACAAAGCCTGAACTCAAACTCTTGAGTGATGGTAATTTCTTGAAAGCATGGGGTGGGATATCGTCTTTACAG TTTGTTCTACCAGTAACATGGTCATACGGAAGAAAGTATGGAGTGACTCTCGAGCAGGTAGCTTCTTGGTGGAGCGATAGGCCTTCCAAACTCGCTGGACTACACTCTAAG GGAGCTATTGCGGTTGGGAAACATGCGGATATTGTTGTGTGGGAACCTGAAGTGGAGTTTGATCTTGATGAAGACCATCCTATTCACTTCAAACACCCT AGCATCTCAGCTTATTTGGGAAGAAAGTTATCAGGTAAAGTAGTTTCAACATTTGTAAGAGGAAACTTGGTGTTTGGAGAAGGCAAACATGCTTCTGATGCCTGTGGATCTCTGCTACTCGCCACTTGA
- the LOC106376384 gene encoding allantoinase isoform X2, giving the protein MERSLLQWRLLPLLALIASFLSVFFASRSYEETQCSLLPHDHYWISSKRILTPDGLISGSVEVNGGVIVSVVKEEDWYKEQRSRVKVTDYGEAVIMPGLVDVHAHLDDPGRSEWEGFPSGTKAAAAGGITTLIDMPLNSDPSTVSPETLKLKIEAAKERILVDVGFWGGLVPDNALNSSALSSLLDAGVLGLKSFMCPSGINDFPMTNITHIKEGLSVLAKYKRPLLVHAEVEMDSEIDDGTDNDPRSYLTYLKTRPSSWEEGAIRNLLSVTENTRIGGSAEGAHVHIVHLSDASSSLEMIKEAKGKGDSVTVETCPHYLAFSAEEIPEGDTRFKCSPPIRHAANREKLWEAMMEGDIDMLSSDHSPTKPELKLLSDGNFLKAWGGISSLQFVLPVTWSYGRKYGVTLEQVASWWSDRPSKLAGLHSKGAIAVGKHADIVVWEPEVEFDLDEDHPIHFKHPSISAYLGRKLSGKVVSTFVRGNLVFGEGKHASDACGSLLLAT; this is encoded by the exons atggagaggtCGCTGCTTCAATGGAGATTACTGCCTCTTCTCGCTCTCATCGCTTCTTTTCTCTCCGTCTTCTTCGCTTCTCGCTCTTACGAG GAGACGCAGTGCAGTCTTCTTCCTCATGATCACTATTGGATCTCGAGCAAACGCATCCTCACACCAGACGGTCTCATCTCCGGCTCTG TGGAAGTGAACGGAGGAGTTATTGTGTCGGTGGTGAAAGAGGAAGATTGGTATAAGGAGCAAAGGAGCCGAGTGAAAGTGACTGATTATGGAGAAGCTGTCATCATGCCTGGTCTTGTTGATGT GCATGCTCATCTTGATGATCCTGGAAGAAGTGAATGGGAAGGGTTTCCTTCTGGAACAAAGGCTGCTGCTGCTG GGGGTATCACCACATTGATTGACATGCCCTTAAACAGTGACCCTTCAACTGTATCTCCTGAAACTTTGAAACTCAAG ATCGAAGCTGCAAAAGAGAGAATACTTGTTGATGTTG GTTTCTGGGGAGGGTTGGTGCCTGACAATGCACTCAACTCAAGTGCTCTTTCGTCTCTCTTAGATGCTGGAGTTCTTGGTCTCAAG TCCTTCATGTGTCCTTCAGGGATCAACGATTTCCCCATGACAAACATCACTCACATAAAG GAAGGTCTTTCTGTATTAGCTAAATACAAACGACCATTGCTTGTACACGCAGAGGTCGAAATGGATTCAGAGATTGATGATGGCACCGATAATGATCCTCGTTCTTACCTGACTTACTTAAAAACCAGGCCAAGTTCATG GGAGGAGGGAGCAATCAGAAACTTGTTATCGGTTACCGAGAACACAAGGATTGGTGGTTCTGCAGAAGGAGCACATGTTCATATTGTTCATCTGTCTGATGCCTCTTCTTCCTTGGAGATGATAAAG GAAGCGAAAGGCAAAGGAGACAGTGTTACCGTTGAAACATGCCCACATTACCTAGCTTTCTCAGCTGAAGAGATTCCAGAAGGCGACACACGTTTCAAATGCTCACCTCCCATACGCCATGCAGCGAATAGAGAGAAGTTGTGGGAAGCTATGATG gaagGAGACATTGATATGCTGAGCTCTGATCATTCACCAACAAAGCCTGAACTCAAACTCTTGAGTGATGGTAATTTCTTGAAAGCATGGGGTGGGATATCGTCTTTACAG TTTGTTCTACCAGTAACATGGTCATACGGAAGAAAGTATGGAGTGACTCTCGAGCAGGTAGCTTCTTGGTGGAGCGATAGGCCTTCCAAACTCGCTGGACTACACTCTAAG GGAGCTATTGCGGTTGGGAAACATGCGGATATTGTTGTGTGGGAACCTGAAGTGGAGTTTGATCTTGATGAAGACCATCCTATTCACTTCAAACACCCT AGCATCTCAGCTTATTTGGGAAGAAAGTTATCAGGTAAAGTAGTTTCAACATTTGTAAGAGGAAACTTGGTGTTTGGAGAAGGCAAACATGCTTCTGATGCCTGTGGATCTCTGCTACTCGCCACTTGA